DNA sequence from the Nitrospinota bacterium genome:
TTCCATCCTTGAAGTCATCGAATTCGAAATAGACGAAAAAGGCCCCGGCGGCGCGCCGCAATCGAACTTCTTCGGCATCAACGTCAACAAGGTGCGCGAGGTGATCGCCACCCCCGCCATCGCCCACTCCGCGCGCGAACATCCCGCGCTGGAAGGGGTCATCGACCTGCGCGGCGACGTGATACCGGTCATCAACCTTCCCCGCTGGCTGGGGAAATGGGAGCCGGATTACCGCTACGAGCGGACCATCGTGGTGGAGTTCAACATGCTCCGCGCCGGCTTCATGGTGAGCCGCGTACACCGCATACACCGGATACCGTTCGACCAGCTATCCCCCCCCACCGCGTTCATGAAGCAGGGAAAGCAGCTCGCCTCCACCGGCCTCTACCGCAACGCGGGACACATCGTGATGATGCTCGACCTGGAGAAACTGCTCGCCGACATCGACCCCGATACGATGGAAGACGGAGCCGATATCGAAGCCGCCCCGGTGCCGGGCCACGCCGTGATGGTGGTGGACGACAGCGGCCTGACCCGCGGCATCATGGAAGCGGCCTTCACGGAGTCCGGCTACGAGGTGCTGACCGCCACCAACGGCGTGGACGCGATACGCGATCTGGAAGAGCTGCAACGGCAGGCGGAAAACTTCAAGCGGCCGCTCAGCGACTTCATCAACGCCGTCACCGTCGATGTGGAGATGCCGATGATGGACGGGCTGCACCTCGCCCGCATACTCAAGGCGGACAAACGCTTCGCCGGACTTAAGATAATCGTCTATTCCAGCATGGCCACGCCGGAGCGGATCAAGGAATGGAAAGCTCTCGGCGTGGACGACGTTGTGGGCAAGCCGCAAGTGGCGCAGCTCATCCAAAAGGTGAACGCCCTCTCCTCCCTCTGACCTTGGCAGGACACACAATCCTGTGTGTCGTCGGCCCAACGGGCCGACCTTTTTCTTGTCATCCCCGCGAACGCGGGGACCCATACACACTATCAAAGCTCTCTTCCCTCCCGCTCCGGCTCTCCCTCCCCACACCCACCCGAAAAATCTTCCTTCAATTCTTTCAAATCCCCCTAAACGCGCCAAATCCTCCAAATCCTTCAACCCGTCAGGTTTTTTCCGCCACTCAACGTTCCAACCGCGCCAACCGCGCCATTTCCACCAATTGTGCCGTCCGCGCTTGACCGCGCTGTGCGAATCGGGGGTGAAAGAATAAAGTCCTCCCCTTAGCAAGGGGAGGCGCGGGAAGGGGTTTTAAAAAGAACATCCCCCCAATCTTGACCATTGACCTGTTTATGAACT
Encoded proteins:
- a CDS encoding chemotaxis protein CheV produces the protein MPLVEQVPAPAASSILEVIEFEIDEKGPGGAPQSNFFGINVNKVREVIATPAIAHSAREHPALEGVIDLRGDVIPVINLPRWLGKWEPDYRYERTIVVEFNMLRAGFMVSRVHRIHRIPFDQLSPPTAFMKQGKQLASTGLYRNAGHIVMMLDLEKLLADIDPDTMEDGADIEAAPVPGHAVMVVDDSGLTRGIMEAAFTESGYEVLTATNGVDAIRDLEELQRQAENFKRPLSDFINAVTVDVEMPMMDGLHLARILKADKRFAGLKIIVYSSMATPERIKEWKALGVDDVVGKPQVAQLIQKVNALSSL